The window CTGCCTTGCGAGTGTCAGCATTCTTAAAATCAGCAAGGGCATCAGTGTCAATTGGACCGCCTGAGACAGCATTGACGCGCACTTTTTTCGGACCTAGCTCGACAGCAAGATAGCGTACCAGCGTCTCAATTCCCGCTTTGGCAGTGCCAATAGCTGCATAGCCATCAAGGCAGCGAAAGTTGCCGATACTTGAGACAGCGACAATCACACCGCCATGTTCACCAAAGAGCTTCAGAGCTTCTTGTGCACCCAGCAAAAGGGCTTTGGGGCCTGTGGCAATAGAAAGATCAAAACCGTTTGGGCCGATGCGGGTAACTGGACCGAACACGCCCTTTGCGGCATTGCTGACAAAGATATTGAGCCGCTGAAAATGCGCAGCCGTTTCAGCAAAAAGTCGCCGCAGGTCATCCTGTCTTGATGTGTCTGCTTGCACAGCTATGGCCTCTTGCCCAAGCGCTTTAATTTCGGCAACGGTGCGCTCTGCCTCGGCGTGATGACGCACGTAATTGACGACAAGATGGCAGCCCATTGATGCCAGTTTCAAGGCTGTGGCCTTACCAATCCCGCGTGATGAACCTGTAACGAGTGCAACCTGACCTTGCAGCGGTTTCATAGAGCTTGGTCTTTACGGTTTAGTTCAAAAAGGCTTGCCACGCTTCAACGCCACGCCGCGCACCATACCAACTGCCAAAAGGGGTTGGCAAATGCTCAATGCCTTCGAGCACCACATTCTGTGCACCATCAAGCTGGCAACATTCTACGGGAACAACGCCATCGCCCCAGACACTGCCTGTGCCGCCTGTATTCTTGTAGAATTCAAAGGCACTGCGTTCCGCTATAGAGCCTTGCAAATTTCCAAAGCGGGTTTTGCTAGCAATGGAAATAACCTCTACCTGTGAGAAGAATTCTCTACGGAGATGTGCAAAGATAAAGTCGGATTTCACTTTGCCGTATCGCTCAATGCTGTGGAAAGGCGA is drawn from Chloroherpetonaceae bacterium and contains these coding sequences:
- a CDS encoding SDR family oxidoreductase, which gives rise to MKPLQGQVALVTGSSRGIGKATALKLASMGCHLVVNYVRHHAEAERTVAEIKALGQEAIAVQADTSRQDDLRRLFAETAAHFQRLNIFVSNAAKGVFGPVTRIGPNGFDLSIATGPKALLLGAQEALKLFGEHGGVIVAVSSIGNFRCLDGYAAIGTAKAGIETLVRYLAVELGPKKVRVNAVSGGPIDTDALADFKNADTRKAEWIRRTPLGRLGTAEDIADIIAFLCTDDARWIHGQTILADGGYTLTE
- a CDS encoding alpha/beta hydrolase, which codes for MPNPVIIVAGSGMWGGIFEEMKLHLSAVLPKEKIFIVPLTILDWVGFPPSPERSTNRVMQRLHQTVLQAQQRFPNEPLTIIGHSGGGTAAMIYLLGKPFQGDAYPRTAVTKLITLGSPFHSIERYGKVKSDFIFAHLRREFFSQVEVISIASKTRFGNLQGSIAERSAFEFYKNTGGTGSVWGDGVVPVECCQLDGAQNVVLEGIEHLPTPFGSWYGARRGVEAWQAFLN